DNA from Nyctibius grandis isolate bNycGra1 chromosome 15, bNycGra1.pri, whole genome shotgun sequence:
AGAAACGCTTCCACACGAGGATGTTTTGACATTTAATTCCAGAAATTCTGCTTAGGCTTTCATCCAGACTAACGCCTTTTTCCCTGTTCACCAAGGTCAGCGTCAGTCGAGTCTGTTCAGGCTGTCTGAGGCAAAGGAACTGCAAGTTCCAAGTATTTTCAGCCAAAGGGTGAATTTAGCACAATTCTTAACCTAGTTCCTCGTGTGTGCTGGTCAGATGGAAGTAGCTGGTGTGGCTGCAGCGTTGCACTCCCGGGGAAGCTGGTGCCATCCCGCGATGTCCTTCCAGTCCTTCTCTGCGACCCCACTCGGAACGACCAGAAATATTGCAACAAATCTCTTTTAATCCCAAATTACcgatctgttttcttttcatacgTCACCGAAGTCAGCATGTTTCACAATTCATAATATATGGATATAGTCAAggacactttttaaaatcagaacaaTAGATTTGGGTTCCAGCTGCCTGATGTTACCTCACTTTGTACAGTCACTACACTAAATTTTTACGTATTTCAGGGCAGCTTTGAACTTTTCTTGATGGattatttatttgaaactaTCTGTCTTAGACGTTTTAGGCAGCCAATGCTGCCATGAGCTGTTTCACCTtgctggaaaggagaaggaCCTAGAAGGTCAGTGCCTGTGGGGAACAgtggagaaacagagaaatgcGAACCcctggggaggaaaaggggcGTGTAATTCCCATTACATGGATGCTCATACATTATGGTGATACTTATTGTCTGTAAATGATGCTTCACAAGGCAGCGTGCAGGAGTAGCTCGGGCTGTGAGGAAAGCTGTCATTAGTGAAGGTGTGCTCAGGGCGATGGCGATGGAGAGCCGGCTGAGGAGGGTTTGGCTCTGGGTGGCGTGTGCTGACAGCTTCGGTAACTGCCACATCACGGCTGTGATCTtcagcccctctccctcttaTAATTACAATTGTCACATCGTGTCGTAAAATGAGTTATTAGATCTTTGTTGCTGAAGTAGTCTGCCCGTGTAATTGGTGCAGGTCTCTACCCTGGCTCTATAACAGAAATAGTAATTGCTTTTATCTCTCTCTGTGCTGTAGGTGTGTACAAACGCTTCGACTGAACAGTGAGTTCGGTCCCAGTACGACGTTACTGCCCGCCGAAGGTCTCGCTTGCCAAGCGGGTGACCTCCTCGGGGTGGGCATGTGGAGCTCCCGGGCGGTGGGCGGAGGACGGGGGCTGCCTTACGCAAGCGCGTGCTTTCTTACGGGCTACAAAAGCGTGAGGAATGTGGATACGGCTGATTGCTGGAGTTGGTTGTTGAGTGGAGAAAATCCATCACCACCTGGTCTTGCTCACGGGCAAGAACGAGATGTATTTTGAGGCGGAAGAGTCATGGGACTTCAGTAAGGGGAGAAGGCTTAAGTGAAATCGTGAGTATGTCCATGGGTTTCCTGCCTCAGGTTTTGCTAAtcctccttatttttttttcccctgtccctTTCATTCCCCTGCACCGTGGCACTTGTTCCCGTGTTTTGCCGAGCAGCGCTCTATACTAGCTGGCgctttgtttttcctggatCCTACAACTCAAAGTCTCTCTGGAATGTTCCTCCAGCTATTTGCCTTGCAGTGCTTCAGCTCCCTGCTTTTGCAGGGCACTCTGGTATAAATCCTTCTCTAACATATAATAGTCTGACTTTGATAAATAAGAAGTTGGAGAATTCTTCCCTTGCATCTGTGTATCTTATGTGCATATTTAGGGGACTACCCCAAATCCACAAAATTAGCATTGATCGTACTACTTGTTATTATTTAAGTACAGAATGATCTcagtattcagattttttttgaaaagtagtCCAACAGATTAgaatcttttccattttttttcaatcagtataaacaggaaaaagtaattttaaacacagtgaggtttttttcttaatttccacAGTGACTAAGCGTGCACCAGCGTATGAGGTGGTACACTCACTGCATCTGTACTGTGTatgaatgtgtgtgtttatCGACCTCTCTGAAGGGCATGGGGTGCACAGATGTCTCTTTCAGATTTCACCCTCTACATCAGTGAAAACATTGGAGTTTCCCCGGGCTGCACACTCTGAGGCACTGTGCTTATGCTCGCTGGCTTTCTGCTCTCCAGCAAGGGTAAATCCACTTACACGCATTGCTTCAGAGCGCGTCCGTGTGTGTTGGATGCGTGTGCAAGCTTGTAATTCATGGCTAAACATGAACTGTAAACATTTGTCTCGAAGAAGCATTTCCAGAAAATACAACACTGCCAGCACCTTTGTGACTGGCCTCTCCAGCCTCGGAGTTTTCGGGTAGCTGCTTGTGTATCTGAAGCAGATTTTGGTTACgtagcaggagctgcagctggcgATAGCATTCTGCACCGAGGAGCTACACGGTTCCCGGGAGCCTGCCCAGCTCTACGGGTAACTCTCATTTCTTGGCAGTCGTCTCTCTGACGCTGGTGTTTGAGATGATGCTCTTGAAGAACAGGCACGTTGGCCTCTGGGACGAGGGGACCGCAGGATGCTCACAGCCAACCCGTCTTCCAGCCCTTTGTCGTACAGACCAGTTCGTCTTTGCAGGAGTTTTAGAAAATTGGTTGCCTCTGCTTAGTCTTTGAGCTGGTTTGAGTCATCTCTTCCAGGAAAATCCTGTGTAACCAGCTGTGGCTGTTATGAAGTGTTGCTCCATAAATACCAGCTGCTTATAGCAAGCAGTCCAGCACAAGTGTCTCATACCACGACTCCTATTACTTCTGCATTACCATGAGATACTGAATGTTGTAGGAAAGCGTTATATTTGCAGCTTTATCAGAGTAACGCCTGACTTTTCACAAAGGCCAGTACAATTTTCACGGAGAAATTCACAAGGTGCAGGTGATGGTGTGTAGCTGCGCTTGTGAGACTGGAAGTATCCCAGTGTCTGCCCTAGAAAAACTGCTGCCCTTTCTCTTTGAGTGAGTTTGGGCATGTCGTGTGGTCCCTGCTCACGTGGCGATATTACCGTGTCGCTTCTAAGATCTCAACCTCTTGAGTGTGAGCTCTGCTTTGAtgctttctttcagaaactCGAAGCACCAGAACCTCACGGACAGCGTAGCGAAGCCGCTCTTTAGCTGAAAGTAAACCAGACTTTTTCTCATCTACATAATGCTGCAGGGCTAGAGAAGGGGGCTCGGGGGTTGTTTCCCATGCGTGTGGGCGCTAAGGTTTTGAGTCCTACATTTGAACTGGGTGGCTCGCAGGGGCTGGGTTAAAAATTTAACCCACAACTAACTGGGATGTCCGGGGACCTGTCCATTGGGACGCAATGACCTGAACCATGGGTAGATGCTGCAAATAAGGCTTGTCCCTATGGAAGAGGCACCGTAGCCGGGCTTGGAAAGCATACTGATGTGGTGTGCTGCAGATGCATGCTGAGTGTGTGATTTTCAGCGTTCAGTGCCTACATTGTTAGATAAGCGGATTAGAAAACATTGCATAAAGTGGCATTGCAGGGGGCTGTCTTTATACCTGCTACTTGCCTTGTTTTGCAAACCCTGATTTCACAGCGGAACCCATTCAGAGCTTGCGCTGAGATTGTTCACATGTATTGGCCTTTTTAAGAATCAAGGGGTCACAGTTTCAGATTCACTTAATTCTCAAAgcagtgatatttttcttttgggatcggggctggtggtgggcatgtgggtttttttaatctaaactCAGTTTACTCTTAAAGATAAATATCTGGGGCGCGGAGAGCTCCTGGTGTATTGGAAAACGGTTGGGTTCACTTTGCTTTGTGGGTTAAAGAGCTCGTGTGTGATTTCCCTCTCCGTAACTCTCCGAAGTTGCAAGTTTGCGAGTGGAAACCATTTGTCTGAAGTTTATACACGTGAGTCCAGGCTTGTCGGGTCCACCTGCAAAGGCGTAACGGGAAACTCGAGTTCAGGGGAAACATCTTTGGACCTTCCTGGGCACAGAGGGGATGTGCCAGATGAGATCCCTAGTCCACGCTGCGGTCTGACTGCGCTCTCTCCTCCTGTCCCCAGCcgggcacagagcagctgagctgcaagCAGAGGTTGCTTGAGCTGTGGGGCAGAAGTCTCTTCCTTTGGACGTTCCTCACCGCCTGCTGCCGGAGCTGCTGAAGCAGCCTGTTGAGCACCTGGGCCTCTGCAGTCGTGTTTTTCCAATGGCCCAACATTTTCCATCCCAAGGGGTCATCAATCCCAGAGGCATAATGGTTTGAAGGGGTCCTGCAGGTCGGGGCTCTGCGGTGTGGGCTGGAGggcaggcaggtccctgctgtACTGCTCCCCAGACTCCTCTGCCCTGCGATggaggagcaggggacgggCCGTTCCTGGGAGCAGTCTGGGCTGTTCCCACGCTGGGCTGCTTCATTTTGCCTTATCAAAATGGTTTTGGCTCTTCCCAGTCCCATGTGCAATTTAGGAACAGACCAAAACCAGGACCATTTGTTGGGACAGTAGggagttattttaaataaaataatttaatctctTATGTGGGCTGTCGGCTGTTGACTCCTTAGACCTGCGCTGAATTCCAATTTCAGGGCTCTGTCGAAGGGTTTTTAACTTGAAGCATCCGTGGCTATTGCATGTAACTGCAGTCGTCTTCGGCTGATGTCTTGCGGGGCTTTCTTCTCCACGCTCTTGTCTGCAGGGACACGTGTGACAATCGCATGACCTGCtccaccagctctgcctccagcctcGACACCAGTGCCCAGTTCCAGGAGAATAATGGGCAAACGCAGAGCACCAGATGGGATGAACAGCAGAAAGTGTTTGCCCTCGAGCAGGTCTGTGGTGTCTTCAGAGTGGACCTGGGACAAATGAGATCCCTACGCCTCTTCTTTAGGTAACGTATTATTGTGTGTGATATCTGTGTGCGCTCTGCATCAGCGcacacagggctctgggggcaGGTGGCTTCTGCAGTCCTCCTTGGAAGTCTTTCCCTAACAGTTGTCTCCAGGAAAGCAAGTGTCAGCCTTTCCCAGGAGAGCCTCTGAATTACAGTTATGGGGcctaaaaggattttttttccttagtgagGTAAAGGTTGCTCTGAGCTGTCTTACcaaacatgtttaaaataacCTGGAGGTGTGGAAAACATCTCTTTATCTATGGCACTTTCTCCTACGAGTGGAGCTTCTTGGGGAAAATGGTCACTATGGCCATGTCATAGAGTCAttgaatatctcaagttggaagcgacccataaggatcatcaagtcccaGAACTGTAAAATTACCCCTGTGCCCTGTTTTAAGGGGCAACTTGGTGCTACACTTCTTTGTGATTTGCTTTCCACCCTCTCTCACCTGCTGTTCCCCCTTCCCGCGGGGCCCCTCCTCATCCTGGGCAATAACCACAGGTTGTTCCCCCCGCTGTTTTGTCCCACAGCGATGAGGCATGCACGTGTGGACAGCTGGTTGTGGCGAGCAGGGAGAGCCAGTACAAGATCTTCCATTTTCACCACGGTGGCCTGGATAAACTGTCCGAGGTGTTCCAGCAATGGAAGTACTGCACAGAGACCCATCTCAAGGACCAGGTACCTGAGCAAGGTCCATGGGGCAAAGAGGGGCTTTCCACGGATGTTTCACACTTAGGTTTTTACCCAGGGGAGTGTGTTGGAGAAGTGGAGCTCTGAGTTCATGTCACCAAGTCAGGCAGAAAGCTACAGTGAGTTGGGTGTAGCTTAGGATGCAACGGCGAGTTGGACGCGAGGTCTCTGCTGTACTTGCTTATCCTCATCCATTCCTGTTCCGCCTGTGGGCTCTGGGGGAAGATAATCCAGAAGACCTGCTTAGGTGGTTGTTTTGCCAGACACGGTAACCCGACAGGTCAGCACTGTGCTTTAGGCGTGTGAGGTGGCTGGGAAATCCGCAGTGGTAGGTCTGGAATTCTGTCAGTCTTTCATCCATTTTGTGAAGCGTAGCACACTGCATTGGAGGATGTTTTGACAAGGCATCTTGCCATATTTTGTTCAATCTACATACAAATGTGATAAGAGCTCTTTAATTATCTGTTTAAGATACTGTATGTGCTTATTAGAAACAGCgatttttaaatttccatccttcccacagagccccctgctgcttttcttattaTGGTCGCATGGGCTCACTTTTTGCATTGAACaacctttgatttttaaattaaatgtcagCTGCAGTCTTGCACTGGGATCATGAGTGCCCTTAGAGAGCCTGGCAGTGCAGTTCCCTGCTTGCCTAACAGCAATCCCTTTGTATATGGCCAATCATATGTAATTTATTGCAGGCATTCCTGGCAGGGCGAAGTTTTGCTGTAAGCAGCATTAATTCAGTTTCAGGTCAGGGATAAGACTGGGGGAGGaatagaaacaatattttttgaaGATGAAGCTGGTTTGTGGTACccagatttttaattattctaatCACTCTTGCTATTGTGATggttcaaatttaaaaaaaaaaacaaccctccccaAGTGCAGTGCCTTGGTGCTTAGTCCTACACGAACCGTGCAAAAAGgttttcctgctctgaagaTTGCTGCGTTTCATactctgctgctctctctggcTCCTGCCTCcagttttctggtttgttttcccCCGCTCAGCAGCTGACTGATGAGAAAACATGTATGCAGTTCTCCATCCGCCGCCCCAAGCTGCCGTCCTCGGAAACCCACCCGGAGGAGAACACCTACAAGCGTCTCGATGTGTCGGCGTGGCTCCATCACCTGAACGGATCCGGGCAGGTGGAAGAGGAGTACAAGCTGCAGAAGGTGAGAGGGGGGGCTGCTCTGGTTTGGGTCCTTCCTCTCCTGCCGCAGAGTGCGAGTCCCCAGGTGGAAGCCACAAGAGTTTGCTTTCGTGCTGGGGGCAAGAAGTGGGTGCTTGATAGTATAAAGACTGGTGTAGAGCGCTTGGCTGGAGGTCTTGCTGGGGCTGCAGATGAGTCTGCCCCAGGCAGGGTGGGAGAGCATCTCCCTGCCCGAGGAGGGCGAGCCGTCTGGCTTCTGCTGCCCGTTGGAGTTAGGAAACCAAAGTGCCCAGTGCCAGACGTGTTTGCAAAATGCAGTGTGAACAaatcacagaaaggaaaatcgAGATTACCGTATGCAATAATGCGGGGCTTGGGAGAGCActgggtgcgggtcctgagaGAGAAGTTTGCAGTGAAATGCAGTGTCTCCAAGATTGGGGATTAAGCCGTGACATGAGAACGACACGTTAATCATAGAGCCTCTCCAGGGGGGGTTATTGACATTGAAATGAGCCCGATTTGTGTCTCGTCTGGGAATAGAAGGCCAGCACTTTCCCTCTAAACATGTGCAAATTGCAGGAGCTTGAATCAAGGCGTCACTTGTCAGGAGAGAACTGCAGAGCCACCAAAGCCTAGTAGTGGGCAgtttcttgttgctgttttggGAAAACTGTACCAGTCATAACTTCTGCTCCTTCTTCCAGGCCATTTTCTTTGGTGGGATTGATATTTCCATCCGTGGGGAGGTGTGGCCCTTTCTGCTGCACTACTACAGCTACGAGTCCACCTCTGAAGAGAGGGAGGCACTGaggctgcagaagaggaaagaatacTTTGAGATCCAGGAGAAAAGGTAACAGAGCAGCTTCATCCTCTCCTGCTCATCCCCCTTGATGAGATTACTGCCTGATGTCGCAGTGATGCCACTGGTGACGTACGGAGTCTCTGCCTCTCTCGCTTCAGGAGAAGCTGATTGGAGTGGAGAAGCGAGAGGGATGGTACAGGAGGTGTATCAGGCAGAGCTGACCTCTTGAGGGTCTGGAGCTAATACCATACAGCTCAAATATCGTCTCACTAGGCTCGTCAGTACCACGTAGGGAAGCTTATCTCTCAGGCAAGACTACAAGCTCAGCATGCTTGGTTTACAACACTGAAGGTGAAAATGGGATCCtatatttctttataaagaTATCTGGATGTAAAAATAGGGAAGAAGAAGCGATATCTAATTGAAGGAAGTTATTACTGCAAGAACTGTACGTTGTAAACTAGTTGTGGGTACATGtaagctggagagggacagtAGTAGTATTAATTAGGAGACAATGAAAAGAGAGTGGTGAGTTCTGGTGTGCCACCCACAAGGAGCAGTGGACAGCAGAGTCCGACTGCTTCTGAAGTAGAGTTTATCATAGAAAACACACCATGGCATCCCATTTATAACCCAGGAGGCTCCTTCTAGTAATCTGCTTGGACAGAAAATCTGCTGTTCCGGACAGACCTGCTTGTCTGTTTTTCAGGTGATGAGAAAACTCCTCTACTCTGTAGAGGAGtagtttttctctgaaaactaaAGTGAAATAAGGCTTTGTTCCTTGTGGCAATCATCTTCCTCTCTTGGCAACGTACTCCTGTTGCTGCTCAATTTTCAGGCTTTCGATGACTCCAGATGAACAGAAGGATTTTTGGCGTAAAGTGCAGTTCACAGTAGACAAAGACGTGGTGAGGACTGACCGCAGCAACCAGTTCTTTCGAGGGGAGAACAACCCGAATGTGGAAACTATGAGGTGAGGTGTTTGATTCTAGTGTCCCAAACGTGTCCTACTGAACGTATAGAGAAGTCAATAAGTctccctggcccaggctgcctcgGTCGCTGCCCTGGGAGCGCAGAAGAGCACCGTGCATGTGGTGCCTGGTACCAAGTGATGCAGAAACAAGCACTTCTTCCCCAgtgctttcactgctgcttcagCCGTTGACTTCTTGATATCACGACCCTGCTCCCATCGCCTGGCTTCCCTGCGTACAAGAGCCATGAGCCTGCCGTGGCTATGGGAGGGTCGCGGGTGCTGCAGCAGGTTGTGGGCTGTTGCTTGGGTCTGTAGTTCTCCTGATGGGGTGGAGGACGAGCACACTGGGGTCTGCTTCATGGGTGTGTGACTTGCAAACGTGTGCCTACAAAACAGTTGGATTTCACCTGACAGTATGGCTTGGAGCCTCGTGGATGGGCAGGCATCAGCACTCCTTTCCCGTGGGcccttcatttctttcctcttagaCTTCttaaattctcattttctttttatattttggtGTCTGTGTATGTGAAACCTTCTCCTGGAGTTTATTTCACTGGACTGATGTTTGCAGCAGGGTTTATCTGTATGTGTTAAAGCACCTCACAGTAGGGTTGTGTGTCTGTACCTGAGACGAACGGGGTCACTTGTTGCTACTGCCCTCCTCCCCGTGGGCTGCACTGCGGCTGGAAAGCAGGAGCCTGAGGAGTTGTGTTCAAATCCATTGTCTTAGGCTGCCGCATGCTGTTCAGAGTACTTGTTGCCCATCCAGGAGCCTCTCTGGATCGATGCAAATTGTTGTAATCCTAAAAAATAAGGAGAGTTCCAGTGAGGTGTAGCATTAGTGTGTCTTTGTTGTGCTTCTAGATATAGTTCTTCTAGGGAAGGCGATTCTGTGGGATGCAACGTGCTGCGCAGGTGCTCAAACAGTCACAAGCCTCCGGGTGCAATTGCAAGTTAATCTCTTAGGTGGCAGGAGGGGTCTGGTTTGCACTTTGCCTGACTCAGCCTGGATGGTGGGAGCTGGGGTAGAAGGTGCTCAGCTGCGTTGTGCCCTCTCCGTGTCTCACCTCTCCGCTTGCGTCTCTTCTCCAGGAGGATCTTGCTGAACTATGCAGCATTTAACCCAACAATTGGATACTCCCAGGGGATGTCCGACCTGGTTGCCCCACTCCTGGCAGAGGTCCTGGATGAGTCAGATACTTTCTGGTGCTTTGTAGGATTGATGCAGAACACGATCTTCATCAGCTCGCCCCGGGATGAGGATATGGAGAAACAGCTGGTGAGGCTGCACGCGGAGCTCCCCTTGCTCCTGTCTTAGCGTCTCCTCTCCCCAGTCACGGGAGAAGAATGCCATAAGGCAGTAACCTGGGCTGTTGGGTTCCAGCGTGCTGAACAACACTCCAAAGCCACAAAATACCTGATGAATAAAATTAATCCTGGGTGATTGGGGCACTCCAGAGGCAGTTATAGCCAATAAATTGTCAGAGTAAAGTTACCTTGGCTGTGCTAAAGGGTGCTGATTCAAGGAGTCTCTTATGAACAAATGTATTTAGGATGCTGCTTGCcttttctttgcccttctttCAGGCAGTGAAGAACACTTGGTTGGTTTTGTCCTGATTCTGGGGCATTTGGTGTGAGTGAGGCAAAGGAGTTGATTGAGTTGCAGCCCtcttctttgtgggttttttttaaagtcttaacGTTTTTAGTAGATTTTCTAAATTATGTCCAAATGAAAAGCCTTATATATCTGGCAGAGTTTCTTAAAATAAGGTGatcttgtttaaaaatggaaacttcTTAGATTTTAACATGAATGTCAATTGTTTTCTGGTTAAGATCCTGAAAAATCCATTCTAAATCTGAACAATCCTGTCTGGGTTTTACCACAATTTAAAGCTTGTGGTGGAAACCCCCTGGGAGGCTGCTGGTGAGGTGCAGTTGGTTAAGGTACAGATTTAGGCACTGAATGTGCCTGTAGAGTCAGGCTTTCTGTATTGCTTGGCCTCTATTGAAATGAAATATCGCCAGAGATAGCGgtgtcctttcttttctctggttTTTAAGGCTCTGGCCGCTTTCCTCAGCCTGaatctctccctttctttctttccccattgTAGCTGTCGTGGGATTTTCTTTTCACCCTCCGTCCTTCCTTGTGAAATAGCTGCCACGGCCTGTGAGCTCTGGCCCTTAGTGATAGATCCAAGCGTGCTCCTGGCTGTGCTGTAATAAACCAGCCATAAAGTGGAGCTTTTtgtgagagcagagcagggcgGGCAGCGCTGCAGGGGCCTGGCTCTGGCCCGGGGTGGTGGGTCCCTGCGCGGTGGCAGCGGCTCAGCTCAGAGCGTCTTTTCCAGATGTACCTGCGAGAGCTGCTGCGGCTCATGCACCCGCGCTTCTACCAGCACCTTTCTTCCCTGGGAGAGGATGGCCTGCAGATGCTTTTCTGTCACCGTTGGATCCTCCTCTGTTTCAAACGTGAATTTCCAGAGGCTGAGGCTTTGCGTATGTGGGAGGCGTGCTGGGCTCACTACCAGGTTAGAGAGCGGGCGACGGGCACAGCGCGCCCCGGGCAGCAGCGTGTCCTTTGCTGAACTCTGCGTTGCAGAATTTCCATAAAGGCTCTTAGTAGAAAAGTATCCAAAATAAGTAGGTGTTACAGAGGGTCTGTAGCAGTCGAAGAGGTTTATCTCTGTAGCAGGAGGATGGAcacctgcctctcctgcttgAGCATGTCCAGGATTCCAAAGGAGGTTTTTCAGGAAGTGCTGAACATCCTCTTCTGAAGTTCAGACTTCTCTTACACAGCTGGACAATGTCTTCCCAAAAATCACTAGTCTGCTTTGAAAGCTGTGGTCCAAACCTTGCTCCTGCACTCTTAAAGGCAAGAGAATTCACCAGTAACTCCCTTTCTGAATAGCGCTAGGCAAAACTGGAAGGAGCACAAAGTCCCTGCGAAGGACATGCTTGTGGAGGGTGGGGAGGTGAAGTCAGAGCGCTGCCTCcacctgctctgctccagcccctcttTTCTCATTGCAGACTGACTATTTCCACCTCTTCATCTGTGTGGCCATCGTGGTGATTTATGGGGACGATGTCATTGAACAACAGCTGCCCACCGACCAGATGCTGCTGCACTTCAGCAACCTGGCTATGCACATGAACGGGGAGCTCGTACTCAGGAAGGTAATGCCCGTGGGCTGGCGTGGGCTGAGTCAGAGCACGGAGAAAATCCGGGACTGACGATTAATCTGCCGCATCTCCTGTATCCCCCTGCTTGTCTGGAGCCTGGgagggcagggtgctgctgtgTGCCTGGGAACAAGCTTTGTGGCAATAGGAAGTGGTTGTAGAGTGCTTAGGAGGTTGTGGTATGGGTGGGATAACCCTTGCATGTGCTCAGGGAAACGGCGGTGACTGCAGGCCGTGGGACGTGCTGCAGCGTGTGGCAGCTCCCGTGAGCTGGCAGCGTCCCTGGTGCCTCGTTTAACCTTCAGGTCTGTGTTCTGGAGGGATGCTCCTTGGCTTTGACTCTTCTAAGGTAgccaaagaggaggaaggggctggaggcCACGGGCTGCCCCCGCTCTCCCTGTCCGgcccctggggaggagggaatgaCTTTGTCTCTCTGTCCCCTCCAGGCGAGGAGTCTGCTCTATCAGTTCCACCTGCTCCCCCGCatcccctgcagcctgcacgACCTGTGCAAGCTCTGTGGGACAGGGATGTGGGACAGCGGCTTCATCCCCGCGGTGG
Protein-coding regions in this window:
- the TBC1D16 gene encoding TBC1 domain family member 16 isoform X1, whose amino-acid sequence is MSLGRLLRRASSKASDLLTLNPGGSSGPSSVLDGEIIYSKNNVCVHPPELLQGIGEHHPGYLCLYMEKDELLGTTLILAWVPNSRIQRQDEEALRYITPESSPVRKAPRKRSRHTQGFGTVRPASPTEQRGAGILKGEDILTVSQLVKDVASISSPSSEGEKLSQCCPAADGPRRSPPPARSDSGILSTISSQEEQNRSELSVEGTEEGLDCRPEPGEDEGSLELSADDVSRDSTFDSDSDAFSSPFCLSPISEALGKSSSSVFMDNESRDTCDNRMTCSTSSASSLDTSAQFQENNGQTQSTRWDEQQKVFALEQVCGVFRVDLGQMRSLRLFFSDEACTCGQLVVASRESQYKIFHFHHGGLDKLSEVFQQWKYCTETHLKDQQLTDEKTCMQFSIRRPKLPSSETHPEENTYKRLDVSAWLHHLNGSGQVEEEYKLQKAIFFGGIDISIRGEVWPFLLHYYSYESTSEEREALRLQKRKEYFEIQEKRLSMTPDEQKDFWRKVQFTVDKDVVRTDRSNQFFRGENNPNVETMRRILLNYAAFNPTIGYSQGMSDLVAPLLAEVLDESDTFWCFVGLMQNTIFISSPRDEDMEKQLMYLRELLRLMHPRFYQHLSSLGEDGLQMLFCHRWILLCFKREFPEAEALRMWEACWAHYQTDYFHLFICVAIVVIYGDDVIEQQLPTDQMLLHFSNLAMHMNGELVLRKARSLLYQFHLLPRIPCSLHDLCKLCGTGMWDSGFIPAVECSGHHPESESCPYGGLAEVSSPKPGSEGKRGLKTRDVFAFRK
- the TBC1D16 gene encoding TBC1 domain family member 16 isoform X2, with amino-acid sequence MSLGRLLRRASSKASDLLTLNPGGSSGPSSVLDGEIIYSKNNVCVHPPELLQGIGEHHPGYLCLYMEKDELLGTTLILAWVPNSRIQRQDEEALRYITPESSPVRKAPRKRSRHTQGFGTVRPASPTEQRGAGILKGEDILTVSQLVKDVASISSPSSEGEKLSQCCPAADGPRRSPPPARSDSGILSTISSQEEQNRSELSVEGTEEGLDCRPEPGEDEGSLELSADDVSRDSTFDSDSDAFSSPFCLSPISEALGKSSSSVFMDNESRDTCDNRMTCSTSSASSLDTSAQFQENNGQTQSTRWDEQQKVFALEQVCGVFRVDLGQMRSLRLFFSDEACTCGQLVVASRESQYKIFHFHHGGLDKLSEVFQQWKYCTETHLKDQLTDEKTCMQFSIRRPKLPSSETHPEENTYKRLDVSAWLHHLNGSGQVEEEYKLQKAIFFGGIDISIRGEVWPFLLHYYSYESTSEEREALRLQKRKEYFEIQEKRLSMTPDEQKDFWRKVQFTVDKDVVRTDRSNQFFRGENNPNVETMRRILLNYAAFNPTIGYSQGMSDLVAPLLAEVLDESDTFWCFVGLMQNTIFISSPRDEDMEKQLMYLRELLRLMHPRFYQHLSSLGEDGLQMLFCHRWILLCFKREFPEAEALRMWEACWAHYQTDYFHLFICVAIVVIYGDDVIEQQLPTDQMLLHFSNLAMHMNGELVLRKARSLLYQFHLLPRIPCSLHDLCKLCGTGMWDSGFIPAVECSGHHPESESCPYGGLAEVSSPKPGSEGKRGLKTRDVFAFRK